CATAACTATTGTGTGTGACTTCATAATTACTGTATGTGACTTCATAACTACTGTATGTAACttcataacaaaaaatattcataataattcataattacttcataataaaaatgattGATATCTTATAAGGAAACTTTCAGTTCCACGATAACAGCTCTCAAATTAAtgatatatataatgatattcTGACCTGCCTCAATATGTCAAAACATGTCAGTGACTGAAGATTTTGAAGGACTTACGGTAGTTAAATTTGAATTAACAAATTATGGCACTGAcactttttatcttttattataTAAAGTTTATCATTCActtcatgtttttatgtttgtaaagAACTCAGTCTTAGTTTAATCTAATCTGatttcttgtttccttgttcggtatttcatattttgttgagAAATATTAGCTCATGTATATTGCGgtgtatacatatttgtggaATTCCTAGACAAAAATCCAGCCatgaaagtgtcaaaatatccttaaaatatttcctgaaaacactttaaaattgtGGATTTGGAATGTGTCAAGAGTTTAAACTCAGAAGTGGCCATGGTGTGAATTTGGAGGGCTCTAAACATTTCTAGAGATTTAAGTATTTGTTCCAGCTGGCCGTTTGAGTGCAGCTGCATTTATTCACTCTCTGAAGAAAAGCTTGAGGGCTTAATTGTTATTGACAAACTCAGTGTAAACGTTGAAGTAGTTTTCAGATGGAAGGAAATTAGTAATTTCTAATTAAAAACTAGTACAGTTGTTACAGATGTGTTAAAAGAAAAGCTCAGGCTACTAAAGACTAATGATGAACAAAAAGGTACTTGTATTAATTAACTCGATCTTTTGCATCTTTtgtattttggtatttatatccCTTCCTTAATAAGGgagcatatgcatgtatctgcATTTATCATAAATATGACACTCAAATTCATACAAAGTGTGCAAAATGACCTGAAGTAGTTCACTGTCaggttattttttcacattttgatctGCTTTaggagttgtctgcccttgtGCATATTTTTCGGGCCATTGATATTTCAGAGGAAGTTTGTGCAAAGCTATATTTCAGCTATTACTTGGCATAGGATTCTCAAACTCCATAGATTAGCAGATTTGTGCTGGACACATTTTGACTTATATGGGATGACATAACTCTGGTATCATTTGGCATATGTTGTTCGCACTTGCCCGTACgactgtataaatgtacatctcGTTTATGATATAGCATACGTAGGATTTTCAAACTTACACAActctctgtggccgagtggtttaATTTAAGGTACTCGACTGCCAATTGCCGTAGCCTCCCACCAATCAGGTCCAGGCTATTTGCACACAATTACTCTCAATCTCTTAAAAATATGTTCTTAATGTGTTATACAGTGTGTGCTACTAAAGCCTCCATTTTTGGGTCAagtctttaggtgaaataccatATGTTGGGAAACTTAATTGATATATACTGTTGTCTATGTATACCAATCTTATGATTGAATTTGACCTCGTTAAAACCTTGATAACTTGCCCTGACCTGACTAATTTACTATAAGACTGTCAGTTACAACTATACATCAATCATTTTGACCACAGATATTAACTACAAGTTGACTTCACTGTTTATTACAATTATGCCCTAGACAAAGTTACTTCTGTTGTAACAGAATAAGGACTAGTTTACCTTTACTGTTATAATggtattaaattttaattttatttaacgGAGTTAAAGGCATTTAACTTATGTACAACTGTAACTATGTGCATGGCAGATGTCCCTTGTCAGACTATTTGAATTAAGCTGAAATATGTCTTGCGATTATGTTACAGAAATTATCAGTGGCTTCTATGTTTTCAATCAAGACGTGTTTGTGTTGAATATAAATTAGTTGTGTTAAGTATACATTCTTctcagcaacaaaaaaaaaaagagacaaaaaaagaGAGGCTTGTTTAGTATAGtatcatgtacctgtattttccGATTGAATATAAAAAGCTGTTCTGTGCAGTACGTGTGATTAAGGCTGGTTTATTGCAGGCCATGGAATTTAAATTATTGATCATGGACCCCAAGTCAGCGCGATAATACAGcgatatataaatgtattgatGTTAACATCCGTGAAAAATATAATATGTGTACCATTTCACTTTTTGAAATCATACAAAGTAAAATGTTATTAGTAGTACATATTTTCGCAAAGAAATTACGTTGAGTAAAGATCATTGAATTCTTACAGTGTGAATTCCAGAGGTGGCCCATTTAAAGCAACCCTTTGGTTGCATTTTTCAACGTCACATTGGATCTTACAGAGACTATACAGAACAATTTTTGGTGCTATCTGGAAGCTTTGAAGGGTACCAATATTGAACCTGGGGGTACAGAACGTAACTTTTTCCATTGGTGCTATATTGAACCCTAGAAAGTAGGACCTATACTGACCTAGTGGGTTCCACTGTACATTTAAAGTCTTTTAACCCTCAAAGGTTGCACAATTGCACCCTTAAAGGTGCTTGTATCGAACCTTGGAACCTTCTATATGTGGTGCTAAATGGAACCATACAAATAAGGTCCTATATGGAACATTAAAGGCTGCCACCTCAAAGGCAAGCCATGGAACCCCTAAAGGTTCTATGGCGGCACCTTCTTTTCTAAGTGTGAATGGGTAAGgtgcaaaacatcaatcaaattaataaataaatgcattatcCCTCATACACAACTGCTGATCGGCTGTGATCGTGATGGGATTGTCTGTGTCCACACGCCATCAGGCTACAAGAGTTATGGGAAATTAATTCAGGAAGTTTTGTGTAAGCCTATGAGTTAAAGCATTATCCATATATTAAGTCACAAGATTAGTTTACCCCATCAATATATCTGCTTTTCATACACCATAAGTAGCAGTACccttgaagttttttttaaccatcTTCTACAAATAAACCATCTTCCATTAATAAAAAGTTATCTGAATTCAGTGTAAGAGGTTAACATATGgttgtaaatttacaaaaatctTACCATCCGTGATTTCATTCCACGCCTGTACAATACGATATACGAGCTTCTATTATATACGAGTCTTCTATTTCTGGTTCCCAAGCCATTTTGTAGGAATtcttataaaaattattttatgtcGCAAagcatttttcttcaaaacattcGAACTATATAAACATGGTCACCAGTTCTGGCAATTTTTGCATTACACAAACAAGAAATACAGCACAAAGACACTTCAGCGCGCCATCCCGTGTAGCAGACGGCTCCAGAAGATCCGTTCATCGCCTGGGTCATCCTCGGGCCACACCAGGAATGTGATGTCTTTCCACAGGCTCAGCAGCGATTTGGACATTTCTGTCACAGGGATTTCTTCCATCATGATCACTATAATGGCGTCTTCAAGGCCGTCTCTCACCATGCGCATGCCCGCCATTTGAACTTCGAATTCACACcattcacttttcatgaaagCTTTGTTGATCACCAAGATGATTTTCCGGCTGCTGTTCATGGCGTCCACAATGCTCTGCTGAATGTTTCCACCGGGGATAAAGTCGCGATCGTGAAGACACAGTGAGAAATCGTTCTCAACTTCCAAAACTTTTCTCAAATCAATGCAAGCCCATCGGTAACTGGTGTAGTTGTAAGCCACGAATGCATCATATTTGTATTGCTCGTTGGTCAGCTCTTTATACACAGGAACCCTCCTAAATTTTGTAAGAACccaatattttatattccatCTGTAACGGTAGGCAAAGATTCCCAGCACAATCACCACGGTGATCAAACAAGAACCAACTATGGAGAAGGTTAACCAAAATTTGCTGACACAGCTCACGTCCATGTTCTTCAGCTGTGACTGGAGGGCACACATTTTCACCACTGTTCCATTCTGTAGGGTGCACGTCAGTGAGCAGAGTTCCTCCACAATGGCTGAACCTTCCAACAGCCAGTGCATAGTGTTCAGAGTATTACATGTGCAGATGAAAGGGTTATGGCTAAACGAAACTCTGCCAACACCACCGGTTTGGAGTGGAAGGTCACTGGCCAACCACTTAATTTCTTTACCAGATAAAGACGAAATAATATTGGATGATAAGTCCACGAATTTCAGCGAGACTAATTCATAAATAGTTTCGGGTAAATGGATCAATTTGTTGTTGGCTAGAATCAAATTTTCCAGGCTCTTGAGTGGTTTGAAAATATCTAGGTTGAGTGTTACGAAATTATTACTGGATAGATCCAAGGTTCTTAAGTTTACTTGACTTTTGAATATGGCGGCAACCGAGTTCTGCTGCAAGCCTGTATTCAATCTACAGTTTTGGGCAACTAACACATCCAgtgatgtaaaatgtgaaaagaatTTTGGAGACAGAAAACTGCAGTCAAACCCAGATATGTTGAGCACTTTCAAGTTCTCCAGTCCAGACATGACAAAGGTACAGCCATCTACATTGTCATATGAGAGATCAAGAACTTGTAAATGGTGTGCATTTATAAATTTCAGATCTGGTATGCCTTTGACCGATCCACCCAGGAAACTCGCATTAAGCACTCGCAATGACTGGGGTAAGGTCAACTGCACGGCCAGTCCGTCTGGGAACTCTGGCATATCTTGTTCGGATGAAAAATCAGTCATACCCAAAGTGTATTCTCGACCTGGACTAACACTGAGGTATTCTAATCTCGCGAAACGAGCCAAGCTAACTAAAGATAAGCCATTAGAGGCGATTGACAGGTAGTTTCCGTTCACTCTAAAACTTTCCACGCACTCCGGATAGCGGAATCCAACCAGGACATCTTTCCCGACGTGGATGAGGGCGTTGTCGCTTAGGTCCAGGTGGCGCACACAAATATCCGCCAGGTGAACCGTGTTATTTCGGGTAAGGATTAAGTTTTCTGGATCCCTGAGGCTCCCAGCGCCGGGGTTGCACCCTGAGATTGTAAGGTAGGTCAAATTATGATGGGTGAGGTCAGCAAGTGCGGAGAGTGCCTTGGTAATCCCGTTGGTCTTTAAACTTAATCTTGTCAAGAATGGAAAATATCTCAGAGTTCCTGCTTCTAAACCCTGACAGAGCAGCACTAGTGATTCGATCGGTAAACCTGAGAAGTAAGCCAATGTCTCAGGCCTGAGGCTACCGCCAGACTCCCAGAAGTTTACGGAAAGGCTTTTAAGTTGTGACATGCGCATCACCCCTGGACCAAAGGAACCGTCGTCAGGTCCATCAATGCTTAACTCTTTCAACG
This DNA window, taken from Liolophura sinensis isolate JHLJ2023 chromosome 11, CUHK_Ljap_v2, whole genome shotgun sequence, encodes the following:
- the LOC135477879 gene encoding toll-like receptor 2; translated protein: MKAPALLLTIVLYCAAKNSHHVDLSHRGLQTVPTNISPTTASLDLSWNCLQSIPNDSFVNLNSLASLDLSQNKLTRLEPSAFGGLLQLLFLNLGNNQLLLGYKSYPPTVFHPLEKLEILNMADNIPGQRLDHPFPNEIFSGLDSLKELSIDGPDDGSFGPGVMRMSQLKSLSVNFWESGGSLRPETLAYFSGLPIESLVLLCQGLEAGTLRYFPFLTRLSLKTNGITKALSALADLTHHNLTYLTISGCNPGAGSLRDPENLILTRNNTVHLADICVRHLDLSDNALIHVGKDVLVGFRYPECVESFRVNGNYLSIASNGLSLVSLARFARLEYLSVSPGREYTLGMTDFSSEQDMPEFPDGLAVQLTLPQSLRVLNASFLGGSVKGIPDLKFINAHHLQVLDLSYDNVDGCTFVMSGLENLKVLNISGFDCSFLSPKFFSHFTSLDVLVAQNCRLNTGLQQNSVAAIFKSQVNLRTLDLSSNNFVTLNLDIFKPLKSLENLILANNKLIHLPETIYELVSLKFVDLSSNIISSLSGKEIKWLASDLPLQTGGVGRVSFSHNPFICTCNTLNTMHWLLEGSAIVEELCSLTCTLQNGTVVKMCALQSQLKNMDVSCVSKFWLTFSIVGSCLITVVIVLGIFAYRYRWNIKYWVLTKFRRVPVYKELTNEQYKYDAFVAYNYTSYRWACIDLRKVLEVENDFSLCLHDRDFIPGGNIQQSIVDAMNSSRKIILVINKAFMKSEWCEFEVQMAGMRMVRDGLEDAIIVIMMEEIPVTEMSKSLLSLWKDITFLVWPEDDPGDERIFWSRLLHGMAR